The Candidatus Omnitrophota bacterium DNA window GCGATTCCAAGACGGGTGCCTGCGGTTCGGCGGTGGATCTGACTAAACCGGGTCTATTTAATCATACCCTTGAGGTTACAGGGGGCATAATGGAACCCGAATGCCGGACGGTAATACAGGAATTCTTCCTCGCGAAAAGAGATTAAAACATACCTTTTTTAATACGGAGAGGTGGCTGAGCTGGCTGAAGGCAACGGTTTGCTAAACCGTCGTAGGGGTAACACCCTACCGAGGGTTCGAATCCCTCCCTCTCCGCCAGCGATAAAACAGGCATTTTCATAAGTTGCCTGATCATCATAGAATAAGGCTCAAACTCTTTCAGAATAAGGGTTTGAGTCTTTTCTTTTATCTTCTTTTGTTTGTTTTAAGTAGTGCCCCTGGAGGAAATAAGTATTTTCTCTTCATTCGACTCACCCGCATTTCCGGGGCATGATTTTGGTTGCCTCTGCAAGTAGAAAATAGTCAATATAAAGTGGATATAACCGATAGGAAAAGAACGACACATAAATATAATGTACAGTGTTTGATAGCGTTTGATGCTTATATTCAAAAAGAATAAAAAGGATGCACATATGTATTTACAGAAGATCAAATCGGAAGGCCTAGCCCATCTGTCATATTTTATCGGCAGCGGGAACGTAGCGGCAGTAGTAGATCCGCGCCGCGACCATGATATATATGAACGGATAGCAGCTAATAAGGGTATGCGTATCACTCATATTTTTGAAACGCATCGGAACGAGGATTACGTTATAGGTTCAGTTTCGCTTGCGGAACGTACAGGCGCGCGAATATTTCATGGCGCGAACATGGATTTTCAATATGGTACGGCAGTGTCCGACGGGGAAACTTTCGAACTGGAAAGCGTGGGGTTAAAGGTGCTCGAAACCCCAGGACATACTTTCGAAAGCATTTCGATCGTTCTTTACGATAAAAAATCCGGAGAAGACGCGGTAGGTGTTTTTACGGGTGATGCCCTGTTTATAGGTGATGTGGGAAGGACGGATTTTTTCCCGGACAGAAAAGAAGAAGTTGCCGGGCTTCTTCATGATAGCATTTTTAAAAAACTTGTTCCGCTCGGGGAACACGTTATTATATACCCCGCCCACGGGTCAGGTTCGGTGTGCGGTGCAGGACTGGCGACCCGGGAATTCTCGACTATCGGATACGAAATAAGGAACAACCCGATGCTTAAGATGAATAAAGAGGAGTTCATAAGACATAAAACGCAGGAAAAACATCCCCTGCCGCCATATTTTAAAAAAATGGAGGAGTACAATAAGAATGGGGCTCCTGAGATGTGCGGGCTTCCGTTACCGGCACCTATGGGTGCGAAAGAGTTCACGGAAGCTATCGAAAAGAAGGATATGGTAGTTATAGATATGCGCAGTCCTGAAGCTTTTGCGGGAGCGTTCATTCCCGGAAGTCTGGCCATTCCTCTGGGGATGTTCCCTTCTTATGGAGGTTGGTTCGTTTCATATGACAAGCCGATCGGAATTGTCGTCGAGAACGAGAGCCAGGTAGATACGGCCGTAAGATACCTGCTGAGGATGGGATATGATAATATACAGGCATATCTGGATAAAGGCCTGCACGAGTGGGAAACGAGCGGACGCAAATTCGACAGAGTGCCTGCTGTTCACGCTGAAGACCTGGTAGAAAGGATAAATAGGGGGGAGGAGCTTACTCTTCTTGATGTCAGGAAGGAAGGTGAATTCGAATCCGGTCATCTTCCAAAGGCAGTAAATATTTATTTGGGGGATATCGAAAAACATCTGGATAAGGTATCTAAAGATCGTCCTGTGGTTACCTTCTGCGGAAGCGGCAGACGGGCTATTATAGCCGCGTCAATATTAAAGAGAAACGGTTACGATAAGGTTGAGGACTGTCTGGGGTCGATCAAAGCATGTTCCGCCATAGGTTGTCCGATAGAAAAATAAAAAAAGGAGAAAGCGCATGATGAAGTGGTTGACAATGGATATGTGGTCTCCTTATGTGACGGGCAGTTTGATAGGGGTTTTGAGCTGGATAACATTTCTTATTTCGAACAAGGCATTGGGGGTGTCCACGGCTTATGTCAGGACCTGTGGTCTTATTGAGAAAAAATTGGATAACAATGTTGAGAAAAAGAACGAATATTACCGGAAATATTCCCCATCGATAGATTGGGAATGGATGCTCGTCGCCGGACTTATATTAGGAGCTTTTCTATCTTCCAAATTATCCGGGGTTTTTGCTCTCGATTGGGTGCCCGGCCGCTGGGAAGCGTCTTTTGGTAATACGCCTTTACTGCGTTGGGCCGCGGCCTTCATCGGCGCGATTATAATGCAGGTAGGAGCGCGGTGGGCGGGTGGTTGTACCAGCGGGCACGGCATAAGCGGCACATTACAGCTGGCCGTAAGCAGTTGGATAGCCGTTATATGTTTTTTTATCACTGGTGTTTTAACGGCTCATATTATATACGCATTATTTTAACCGGGAGAAACAATGAAACTAGAAAATAGTAATAAAAAAATGTTACAGCTTTTAATGGGCTTTTTATTCGGTATCTGTTTCGGATTTCTTCTTCAAAAAGGAGGTGTTACCCGTTATGACGTGATGATAGGGCAATTGCTTCTTGAAGATTTCCGGGTGATAAAGATAATGCTTTCAGCGATCCTTGTAGGTATGTGGGGCATATATTTTTTGAAAAAAGCAGCTCTTGTGGAGTTGCACATCAAGCCCGGCGCGATCGGGTCTTCCTTGATCGGTGGTCTTGTGTTCGGGGTAGGTATGGGAATTCTAGGTTATTGCCCCGGAACCGTATCCGGGGCAGCTGCACAGGGCAATCTGGACGCGCTATTTGGAGGTATAGCCGGGCTATTAGCCGGATCCTGGATATTTTCGAGAATTTTTCCTTCACTGAACGGGAAAATATTGCACATAGGTGATTTCGGCAAAAAAAACTTGCCAGAGATATTGCATATCCCGGAGTGGGCGGCTATGTCAGCGGTAACAGTTGTAATTATAGGGTTTGTTATCCTTTTAGAAACAAATAATATTCCCGGATTGCTGGGGAAGTAAAAAAGGATTACTTAAGAAAATGATCGATCCGTTAAAGAAAAGATACAGATTCAGGATAGTAGATCCGGCTTACCCGGCGTTTAATGTCTATTCGTTCAATGCTGGTAGGACAACCCCTTTAGGACCCGTGTGCGTGGCGACTGCGGTTAATAAGATGGAAAGATGGGGCGCAGAAGTTATTGATGAAAATAATCTCAGGAGGTATGGTCCCAAATCCGGATCGGGTGGCGCGGATCATGAGTTCTTGCAAAAATTAAGGCCCGCGGATGTTGTGGGACTTTACGGGGGGCTTACGAGCACGATCCCCAGGCTTTATGAAATAGCTAAATTTTACAAAAATAAAGGAATAACAACCATTGCCGGGGGGCACCATTTTGTTGACGAGACCATTGAAGAAGCTCTTTCATCGGGCGTTGATTACATAGTTATAGGCGAAGGGGAAGAGACCATAAAAGAACTTTTACGAACCCTTATGAAAAAAGGTGATCTGGCAAAAGTGCAGGGTATAGTTTACAAGCAGAACGGTGAGATAATCCGTACGCCGGCAAGAAAACCCATAACCGATTTCGACAGATTACCTTTACCTGATTTCTCTTTAGTGAGGTGCGCAAAGATAGTGGTGTATCCTGTCGGGAGAATAAGAGGGTGTGGTATGGATTGCGAGTTCTGCGCAGTTAAGGGAAAACCAAGATGTGCTTCCGTGGAAAGATTAATGGAACAAATAACAAATGTTGTCGAAACGACAAAGGCAAAGAAATTTTTTGTAGTTGATGATCTTTTTGGCCAGCAAAGGTCCGAAACCATCAGGTTTTGTAATATGCTGAGAGATTATCAAAAGGCCATAGGCGTAAGACTGGATGTCGGTGTGCAGATAAGATTAGACATGGCAAAGGATACTGAGCTTCTTTCCGCGATGCGCCAGGCAGGGATCAGTTTTATAGCTATTGGGTATGAGTCGCCGATTGAAGAGGAACTAAAGGTCATGAAAAAACATCTTGATCCTGAAGAGATGCTTTATCTTACAAAGATATTCCGCAAAGCAGGATTCTTGATACATGGAATGTTTATTTTCGGATATCCAATGAAGGCAGGTGTTGATTTTAAGATGTCGGAAAAGGAGAGAGTAAAACGTTTTGAACAATTTATTAATAAAGCACGACTCGATACTGTTCAAGTCATGTTGCCTATACCGCTTCCGGGTACCCAGTTAAGGGAAAGACTTAAAAGCGAGAACAGGATATATCCTATTGAAGATGTAGGCTGGGAATATTATGATGGCAACTTCCCCGTTTTTCATCCCGACGAACCCATGACATCTAAAGAGATGCAGAAGTCAACAATGGAAATAATGAGAGGGATCTTCCGTTTTAAGAATATGTTTATGGTGGGGATAAATGTTCTATTGACTCCAGGGATAATTCTTTCTCCCCATAATATAAAACATGGATGGCGAAGATGGTATCGTTTTTGGAGGCAGTCTCTGGTTAGATTTGGGGGATGGATTTTGATGAAAAAATGGTCAAAAGCTTTCTATAAAGGCGACTTTTTAGATAAGTTAATATCAGCAGAAAAACGTTTAGTAAAACACTGATTTTTTAAGCGAAACTATCAGGGAAATTGTAAAAAAGTTGTATGGCAAGCGCGGGGTTCGGTTGCAAAAAAAGTATTTATAACGACCTATGCTGACATGTCTCCTGTTTCCTCTCTCCGTCAGTTATATTTTAGAACTTCCTAAAATCAATCATTTTAAGTATTAACTTTACCTGTTAAGAGATCTTCAAAGTCTAAAATCTTTGCGAATTTTGATATTTTTGTTTATTTAATTAAATTTGCTTTTTTATCACTTTTATTGTATATTAAGTAAATATACAAACTACACAAAAAAAGGGGGGGCAATATGAAGCTGACTACAAAGAGTGAGTACGCCTTATTGGCATTGATCCATCTTGCCAGGAGAAAGGACAACGGATATGTGAAGATGGAAGAAATAGGAGAGAAGTATGATCTTTCCAAAAAGTATCTGATACAAATATTCAATGCTTTAAGGCAATCAAGGTACATTAAAACCAGGAGGGGGGCAAACGGAGGTTTTATGCTTGCCAAGAAACCGGAGAAGATAAGTCTAGCTGAGGTCGTGAGATTAATGGATGGGGCGCTGGCTCCGACGTTATCTGTGAGTAAATATTTTTTTGAAAGCAACCCACTAGAAAAGGAGAATAAAGTTATTAATGTTATGAAAGAGATCAGAGATTATGTTTCCAAAAAAGTTGAAAGCATAAAAATATCCGATTTGCTGTGAAGCATCAAAAAGGTGGTTGGTAGGATGTTCGAATTGTCATTAGGCACTATTCTGGGA harbors:
- a CDS encoding MBL fold metallo-hydrolase, which codes for MYLQKIKSEGLAHLSYFIGSGNVAAVVDPRRDHDIYERIAANKGMRITHIFETHRNEDYVIGSVSLAERTGARIFHGANMDFQYGTAVSDGETFELESVGLKVLETPGHTFESISIVLYDKKSGEDAVGVFTGDALFIGDVGRTDFFPDRKEEVAGLLHDSIFKKLVPLGEHVIIYPAHGSGSVCGAGLATREFSTIGYEIRNNPMLKMNKEEFIRHKTQEKHPLPPYFKKMEEYNKNGAPEMCGLPLPAPMGAKEFTEAIEKKDMVVIDMRSPEAFAGAFIPGSLAIPLGMFPSYGGWFVSYDKPIGIVVENESQVDTAVRYLLRMGYDNIQAYLDKGLHEWETSGRKFDRVPAVHAEDLVERINRGEELTLLDVRKEGEFESGHLPKAVNIYLGDIEKHLDKVSKDRPVVTFCGSGRRAIIAASILKRNGYDKVEDCLGSIKACSAIGCPIEK
- a CDS encoding YeeE/YedE family protein, giving the protein MMKWLTMDMWSPYVTGSLIGVLSWITFLISNKALGVSTAYVRTCGLIEKKLDNNVEKKNEYYRKYSPSIDWEWMLVAGLILGAFLSSKLSGVFALDWVPGRWEASFGNTPLLRWAAAFIGAIIMQVGARWAGGCTSGHGISGTLQLAVSSWIAVICFFITGVLTAHIIYALF
- a CDS encoding YeeE/YedE family protein encodes the protein MKLENSNKKMLQLLMGFLFGICFGFLLQKGGVTRYDVMIGQLLLEDFRVIKIMLSAILVGMWGIYFLKKAALVELHIKPGAIGSSLIGGLVFGVGMGILGYCPGTVSGAAAQGNLDALFGGIAGLLAGSWIFSRIFPSLNGKILHIGDFGKKNLPEILHIPEWAAMSAVTVVIIGFVILLETNNIPGLLGK
- a CDS encoding radical SAM protein produces the protein MIDPLKKRYRFRIVDPAYPAFNVYSFNAGRTTPLGPVCVATAVNKMERWGAEVIDENNLRRYGPKSGSGGADHEFLQKLRPADVVGLYGGLTSTIPRLYEIAKFYKNKGITTIAGGHHFVDETIEEALSSGVDYIVIGEGEETIKELLRTLMKKGDLAKVQGIVYKQNGEIIRTPARKPITDFDRLPLPDFSLVRCAKIVVYPVGRIRGCGMDCEFCAVKGKPRCASVERLMEQITNVVETTKAKKFFVVDDLFGQQRSETIRFCNMLRDYQKAIGVRLDVGVQIRLDMAKDTELLSAMRQAGISFIAIGYESPIEEELKVMKKHLDPEEMLYLTKIFRKAGFLIHGMFIFGYPMKAGVDFKMSEKERVKRFEQFINKARLDTVQVMLPIPLPGTQLRERLKSENRIYPIEDVGWEYYDGNFPVFHPDEPMTSKEMQKSTMEIMRGIFRFKNMFMVGINVLLTPGIILSPHNIKHGWRRWYRFWRQSLVRFGGWILMKKWSKAFYKGDFLDKLISAEKRLVKH
- a CDS encoding Rrf2 family transcriptional regulator codes for the protein MKLTTKSEYALLALIHLARRKDNGYVKMEEIGEKYDLSKKYLIQIFNALRQSRYIKTRRGANGGFMLAKKPEKISLAEVVRLMDGALAPTLSVSKYFFESNPLEKENKVINVMKEIRDYVSKKVESIKISDLL